A part of Aegilops tauschii subsp. strangulata cultivar AL8/78 chromosome 2, Aet v6.0, whole genome shotgun sequence genomic DNA contains:
- the LOC109780088 gene encoding F-box protein At4g22280-like, which produces MDTKRRRPERDRLSDLPDDIIGHVLSFLPSQEAARAAILSRRWRGAFANVHTISFQQAPSDHESSHDDSDGDDDVPRSPNRRLVDWINNALLIRRRCGGRDAQLRSLCVDSCSVHDWVTYALGHGVEELQLELRRRGDRSHICQSDNSSDSSDCESDYSDSSSGFYDSSESDSADSSSVSGYESSDDGANVGGDRAFPARLYACASLRALHLSSCWTLELPSTVHLPSLETLALSNISYASSGGDIQRLISGCPRLADLTLEACDRITNITMPPETRLRSFALRCCQRFRGITLDLSETREFEYRGRQPDASQFTLVGGAPTRIVSAKIHVCGRRIDLERLREFLLLFANAAHLQLGWPDKQSRSDYDDFFAQFPLFHNVTRLELASRCKHQGVVLTVAGILQQTPNLTVLSLNLGDDRNRVLLDDQDVAVDVPKVPVLCLGERLREVSVEQYEGANVQRKLLHWLLTGALVVESVRVVFAKGGYSVLDELTTEIKHWAANPAAIVSFL; this is translated from the coding sequence ATGGATACCAAGAGGAGACGGCCCGAACGCGATCGCCTCAGCGACCTCCCCGACGACATCATCGGCCACGTCCTCTCCTTCCTCCCATCCCAAGAGGCCGCCCGCGCCGCCATCCTCTCCCGCCGCTGGCGCGGCGCCTTTGCCAACGTCCACACCATCTCCTTCCAGCAGGCGCCGAGCGACCACGAATCCTCCCACGACGATTCGGACGGTGACGATGATGTCCCCCGCAGCCCGAACAGGCGGCTCGTCGACTGGATCAATAACGCGCTGTTGATCCGGAGACGCTGCGGCGGCAGGGACGCACAGCTGCGCAGCCTCTGCGTGGACTCTTGCTCGGTGCACGACTGGGTCACCTACGCCCTTGGCCATGGCGTCGAGGAGCTCCAACTCGAACTTCGCAGGCGCGGGGACCGCAGCCACATCTGCCAAAGCGATAATTCGTCAGACTCTTCAGATTGTGAATCAGACTATTCAGATTCTTCATCAGGCTTTTATGATTCATCAGAATCAGATTCGGCCGACAGCAGCAGCGTCAGCGGCTACGAATCATCTGACGATGGTGCCAACGTCGGCGGCGATCGTGCTTTTCCGGCAAGGCTCTATGCGTGCGCTAGCCTGCGAGCACTGCACCTCTCCTCCTGCTGGACGCTCGAACTGCCATCCACCGTCCATCTCCCGTCCCTGGAGACACTGGCTCTCAGCAACATCAGTTACGCGAGTTCTGGGGGAGACATCCAGCGGCTGATCTCCGGCTGCCCGCGCCTCGCCGACCTGACGCTCGAAGCCTGCGACAGGATCACCAACATCACCATGCCGCCAGAAACGCGCCTCCGGAGCTTCGCCTTGCGCTGCTGCCAACGCTTCCGTGGCATCACCCTGGACTTGTCGGAGACACGAGAGTTCGAGTACAGAGGCCGGCAGCCCGACGCTTCTCAGTTCACGCTCGTCGGCGGCGCGCCAACAAGAATTGTTTCAGCCAAGATTCACGTATGCGGCAGGAGGATCGACCTTGAGAGGCTCCGAGAGTTCCTTCTCCTGTTTGCGAACGCCGCGCACCTCCAACTCGGATGGCCCGACAAGCAGTCCCGATCCGACTACGATGATTTCTTCGCTCAGTTCCCTCTGTTCCACAACGTCACGAGGCTCGAGCTGGCAAGCCGTTGCAAGCATCAGGGTGTCGTCCTCACGGTGGCCGGGATCCTGCAGCAGACGCCAAACCTGACCGTTCTGTCGCTCAACCTCGGCGACGACAGGAACAGAGTCCTCCTGGATGACCAGGACGTCGCTGTGGATGTGCCGAAGGTGCCGGTGCTGTGCTTGGGGGAGAGGCTGAGGGAGGTGAGCGTGGAGCAGTACGAGGGGGCCAACGTGCAGAGGAAGCTGCTCCATTGGTTGCTTACCGGCGCGCTGGTCGTCGAGTCTGTACGCGTCGTGTTTGCCAAGGGGGGATACTCGGTGCTCGATGAGTTGACGACCGAAATCAAACATTGGGCCGCGAATCCGGCTGCCATAGTTTCATTTTTGTGA